One Helicoverpa armigera isolate CAAS_96S chromosome 1, ASM3070526v1, whole genome shotgun sequence genomic window carries:
- the LOC110376555 gene encoding potassium/sodium hyperpolarization-activated cyclic nucleotide-gated channel 1, with translation MYGDHELHDSYYHHTCLIIPEQDVLEADISGTGFASRIARWWTDLFLLSYTSGRSTGFYNSTHAMRIERFKHFRKYKSRIHPMSKFRNFWDCLILHVFIINKILFRFTSTFIYDDLSIGLFYLGAFLELIIIVDLYVTLKTGYINHETKRVVLDAERCLVNFCKTKLFIHYVSAIPLHWFLLLKYGSNVSCGLCKANKFVSVLKIISIFSLYRVCETSSYWIQRGRLTNRSYIFKFIRIGAIGIVTLCQFYDLSDVVILCVFMNNGFVERNSMLGLRTAYKYSKMLDKRMHNFGFVLYDMNRIFKALILFSHGIRERTYYLDRLTSLMGYVLSNLFYFWTLMECLYWVHRLMYPKDSIMRLKTRAMTMISCRQLSDDLSYKVLQYLDFKPTKFKVVEKTNELWKTLPEELKKEAKLCCYLRIIMRIPFFCDLSLPLLEQITMLLEEKIFLRNDIVAEALEQAEGLMIIDNGVLAVYSETQKEQGHLIDGDHFGGLSLVTDKELCMSLVVAITASKILLLQKNQFRMLMREHPQQFSQIKALLKKTYSNRTENLITSRRASDLSDLPAERYPHPSLRKLLQNTDS, from the exons ATGTATGGAGATCATGAACTCCACGATTCATATTACCACCACACTTGCCTCATCATCCCCGAGCAAGATGTGCTGGAGGCGGACATCTCGGGGACCGGGTTCGCGAGTCGCATCGCTCGCTGGTGGACCGACCTGTTCCTGCTGTCGTACACGTCGGGCAGGTCTACCGGCTTCTACAACAGCACGCATGCCATGAGGATCGAGAGATTCAAGCACTTCCGGAAATACAAGAGTCGCATCCATCCGATGAGCAAATTCAG AAACTTTTGGGATTGTCTGATACTGCACGTGTTCATCATCAATAAGATTCTGTTCAGATTCACGTCGACATTCATTTACGACGACTTATCAATCGGCCTGTTTTACCTCGGAGCTTTCCTTGAACTGATCATCATAGTAGATCTGTACGTCACCCTCAAAACTGGATACATAAACCACGAGACTAAGCGAGTGGTGTTAGACGCAGAACGGTGCCTCGTCAACTTCTGTAAAACGAAACTGTTCATACATTACGTGTCAGCCATTCCTCTGCATTGGTTCTTATTATTGAAGTACGGATCGAATGTATCTTGCGGATTGTGTAAAGCTAATAAATTCGTAAGTGTCTTAAAGATTATCAGCATCTTCAGCCTTTACAGAGTGTGTGAAACATCTTCGTATTGGATTCAGAGAGGTCGCTTGACAAACAGGTCATATATCTTCAAGTTCATAAGGATTGGAGCAATCGGTATAGTCACTCTATGCCAGTTTTATGACCTAAGTGACGTCGTTATTTTATGCGTGTTTATGAACAATGGCTTCGTCGAGAGAAACTCCATGCTGGGCCTCAGAACAGCTTACAAGTATAGTAAAATGTTAGATAAGCGGATGCATAACTTCGGGTTCGTATTATACGATATGAACAGGATTTTTAAAGCTTTGATTCTATTTAGTCACGGAATAAGAGAGAGAACTTATTATTTGGACAGACTCACTTCATTGATGGGATACGttctttctaatttattttacttttggaCTTTAATGGAGTGTTTGTATTGGGTACACCGCCTTATGTATCCGAAAGATTCAATAATGAGATTGAAGACTAGAGCCATGACGATGATATCGTGTCGCCAGTTGTCTGATGACTTAAGTTACAAAGTACTGCAGTATCTGGACTTCAAACCAACAAAGTTCAAAGTTGTGGAAAAAACCAACGAGTTATGGAAGACACTTCCGGAAGAATTGAAGAAAGAAGCCAAGTTATGTTGTTACTTGAGGATTATAATGCGAATCCCTTTCTTCTGTGATCTGTCGCTCCCTTTACTTGAACAGATCACCATGTTGCtggaagagaaaatatttttacgtaatGATATCGTCGCAGAG GCGCTGGAACAAGCCGAGGGCCTGATGATCATAGACAACGGCGTCCTGGCGGTCTACTCCGAGACTCAGAAGGAGCAAGGACACCTTATCGACGGTGATCACTTCGGGGGACTGTCCTTGGTTACCGACAAAGAACTCTGCATGTCCTTGGTTGTCGCTATAACTGCTTCTAAA ATTCTACTGCTACAAAAGAACCAATTTCGCATGCTGATGAGGGAACACCCGCAGCAGTTCTCCCAAATCAAAGCATTGTTAAAGAAGACATACAGCAACAGGACGGAAAACCTTATCACTTCACGACGCGCGTCCGATCTCAGCGACCTGCCTGCCGAGAGATACCCACACCCATCGCTGCGGAAACTTTTGCAAAATACTGACTCTTGA